One genomic window of Halovivax cerinus includes the following:
- a CDS encoding MarR family transcriptional regulator, whose protein sequence is MSIDRETFERSEAGELTDVSTTEQVLGFLAANEDRAFKASEIAARAELDVGSVSTALTRLKRRNLVEHKGTYWAITSDEDRLARSDGYERATALFNEQLGPEDRTEWRAHAPDEPHPSLEEADRDR, encoded by the coding sequence ATGTCCATCGACCGAGAGACGTTCGAGCGGTCCGAAGCGGGGGAACTGACCGACGTCTCGACCACCGAGCAGGTGCTCGGCTTTCTCGCGGCGAACGAGGACAGAGCGTTCAAGGCGAGCGAGATTGCGGCGCGAGCGGAACTCGACGTTGGATCGGTGAGCACCGCTCTCACGCGTCTGAAGCGACGCAACCTCGTCGAGCACAAGGGAACCTACTGGGCGATCACGAGCGACGAGGACCGCCTCGCCCGGTCCGACGGGTACGAGCGAGCGACCGCGCTGTTCAACGAGCAGCTCGGGCCCGAAGACCGGACCGAGTGGCGAGCGCACGCGCCCGACGAACCGCACCCGAGTCTCGAAGAGGCGGACCGTGACCGATAA
- a CDS encoding HAD family hydrolase produces the protein MSPYDAVLFDSDGVLVEPPGIETKTEAARDAFAAVGVDDPKPADVESIVHGVTRAELDACCERYDLDPTTFWRARERHDEDSQFAAFRAGDRDVYDDVAAIETLSPPRGVVSNNHHTTIEFVLDRFELAELFACHYGRPMTVESLTRKKPNPHYVETALGALDAETALYVGDSESDVVAAERAGLDSIFVRREHNRDLSLSVEPDYEVDSLQTLPKLVESA, from the coding sequence GTGTCCCCCTACGACGCGGTGCTGTTCGATTCGGACGGCGTGCTCGTCGAGCCGCCAGGCATCGAGACCAAGACCGAGGCCGCCCGCGACGCTTTCGCCGCGGTCGGCGTCGACGACCCGAAGCCGGCCGACGTCGAGTCGATCGTCCACGGCGTCACCCGCGCCGAACTCGACGCGTGCTGTGAGCGCTACGACCTCGACCCGACGACCTTCTGGCGGGCCCGCGAACGACACGACGAGGACTCGCAGTTCGCGGCGTTTCGCGCGGGCGACCGCGACGTCTACGACGACGTCGCGGCGATCGAGACGCTGTCGCCTCCGCGGGGAGTCGTGAGTAACAACCACCACACCACGATCGAGTTCGTCCTCGATCGATTCGAACTGGCGGAACTGTTCGCGTGTCACTACGGCCGGCCGATGACGGTCGAGAGCCTCACACGGAAGAAGCCGAATCCCCACTACGTCGAGACGGCGCTCGGGGCCCTCGACGCGGAGACGGCGCTGTACGTCGGGGACAGCGAGAGCGACGTCGTGGCCGCCGAGCGCGCCGGCCTCGATTCGATCTTCGTGCGGCGCGAGCACAACCGGGACCTGTCACTCTCGGTCGAACCGGACTACGAGGTCGACTCGCTTCAGACGCTCCCCAAACTCGTCGAGTCGGCGTGA
- a CDS encoding DoxX family protein, whose translation MFASAPMEAAFLLARVLFGGTLAFMGLNHFMDVEGMAGYAEYKGLPAPTLSVLGSGAVLVLGGLSLIAGVFPAVGAAAIAVFLLVSAATMHDFWRMEGEEAQNEMTAFLKNVYGAGAALAFLAVASATWPYALNVGL comes from the coding sequence ATGTTCGCATCCGCACCGATGGAGGCCGCGTTCCTGCTCGCTCGTGTCCTCTTCGGCGGGACGCTCGCGTTCATGGGACTGAACCACTTCATGGACGTCGAGGGGATGGCCGGCTACGCCGAGTACAAGGGCCTTCCCGCACCGACCCTCTCGGTTCTCGGGAGCGGCGCCGTCCTCGTCCTCGGCGGGCTCTCGCTGATCGCCGGCGTCTTCCCGGCGGTCGGTGCCGCCGCCATCGCCGTCTTCCTGCTCGTCTCCGCGGCGACGATGCACGACTTCTGGCGCATGGAGGGCGAGGAGGCCCAGAACGAGATGACCGCGTTCCTGAAGAACGTCTACGGCGCCGGCGCGGCGCTGGCGTTCCTCGCCGTCGCCTCCGCGACCTGGCCCTACGCGCTGAACGTCGGGCTGTAA
- a CDS encoding MFS transporter, with the protein MNGNDRSILGLTGLGHGLVHAHELSIPILLGLWMVEFGVGSAIMGAIVAAGYACYGIGAVPAGVLTDAFGSTALLVACLLGMGGSFLLLALAPGPIVLGVALVCWGSAASIYHPAGLRLISTGVTERGTGFAYHGIAGNLGIAVGPLLTAMALLVLEWRAVVGLLAIPALLAAGYAALVSVDETAAVSDRAPEPDRTSVSDSASESERVPESSDEATGADDGAFGGADTDGGDPSGSGTGSGGTERPSIADVLTDTRVLFAGGFLLVFPIVVLEGFFYRGVLTFLPDVLADEAALGSLSLGSRALDPAEFVYTGLLFVGMAGQYVGGRLTDRMSPERPLVGAFAALVVLSVAFVPALQAGLAPLVAVSFLLGFVLFGEQPLLQAVVADYSGSDVRGLSYGYMFLGVFGVGSLGAAVSGAVLAYGTHQVLFLVLALVPLLAAAGTTVLVGRRRQPVE; encoded by the coding sequence ATGAACGGCAACGATCGATCGATCCTCGGGCTCACCGGCCTGGGTCACGGACTGGTCCACGCCCACGAGCTGTCGATCCCGATCCTGCTCGGGCTGTGGATGGTAGAGTTCGGCGTCGGCTCGGCGATCATGGGCGCGATCGTCGCCGCCGGGTACGCCTGTTACGGGATCGGTGCCGTTCCGGCGGGCGTCCTCACCGACGCGTTCGGCTCGACCGCCCTGCTCGTCGCCTGCCTCCTCGGAATGGGCGGCTCGTTCCTCCTGCTCGCGCTGGCGCCGGGACCGATCGTCCTCGGCGTCGCGCTCGTCTGCTGGGGCTCGGCGGCCAGCATCTACCACCCGGCGGGCCTGCGCCTCATCAGTACAGGTGTCACCGAGCGGGGAACCGGCTTCGCCTACCACGGCATCGCCGGCAACCTGGGCATCGCCGTCGGACCCCTCCTCACCGCGATGGCGCTGCTCGTCCTGGAGTGGCGGGCCGTGGTCGGACTGCTCGCGATCCCGGCGCTGCTGGCGGCTGGCTACGCGGCACTCGTCTCAGTCGACGAGACGGCGGCGGTGTCCGATCGAGCGCCCGAGCCGGATCGAACGTCCGTGTCGGATAGTGCGTCCGAGTCGGAGCGAGTGCCCGAATCGAGTGACGAGGCGACCGGCGCGGACGACGGTGCGTTCGGCGGGGCCGATACGGACGGCGGTGACCCCAGTGGCTCCGGAACCGGCTCCGGTGGGACCGAGCGCCCCTCGATCGCCGACGTCCTCACGGACACCCGCGTCCTCTTCGCGGGCGGCTTCCTCCTCGTGTTCCCCATCGTCGTCCTCGAGGGATTCTTCTACAGGGGGGTCCTCACGTTCCTCCCGGACGTGCTGGCCGACGAGGCGGCCCTCGGTTCGCTGTCGCTGGGTAGTCGCGCGCTCGACCCGGCGGAGTTCGTCTACACTGGGTTGCTCTTCGTGGGTATGGCCGGACAGTACGTCGGCGGCCGCCTGACCGACCGAATGTCACCGGAACGGCCCCTCGTGGGCGCGTTCGCGGCCCTGGTCGTCCTGAGCGTGGCGTTCGTCCCGGCGCTGCAGGCCGGCCTCGCCCCGCTGGTCGCCGTTAGCTTTCTCCTCGGCTTCGTCCTCTTCGGTGAACAGCCCCTGTTGCAGGCGGTCGTCGCCGACTACTCGGGGTCGGACGTTCGCGGCCTCTCGTACGGGTACATGTTCCTCGGCGTCTTCGGCGTGGGGTCGCTCGGCGCGGCCGTGAGCGGCGCGGTCCTCGCCTACGGGACGCACCAGGTGCTGTTTCTCGTCCTGGCTCTGGTTCCGTTGCTCGCCGCGGCGGGGACGACCGTCCTGGTCGGGCGGAGGAGACAGCCCGTCGAGTGA
- the engB gene encoding GTP-binding protein EngB translates to MFEGRPDRDAEVVLVGRSNVGKSTLMRELTGHAVETGGKPGVTRQPNHYDWVAEDFVLTDLPGFGFMSGVDEAVREQIKTDVVRYVEDHADELLVAVLVVDGKSVIDIIDRHSGPDSIPYDVELFHFLRELDVPTVVAVNKMDKVDDRDERLDDLCDRFGLPTPWQQWQDTVAPITAKQGRIEPLTDAVRTHLHDQKRDDLFKFF, encoded by the coding sequence ATGTTCGAGGGTCGTCCGGATCGCGACGCGGAAGTCGTCCTCGTCGGTCGGTCGAACGTCGGGAAGTCGACGCTCATGCGCGAACTCACCGGTCACGCCGTCGAGACGGGTGGGAAACCGGGCGTGACGCGCCAGCCCAATCACTACGACTGGGTCGCCGAGGACTTCGTCCTCACGGACCTCCCCGGCTTCGGCTTCATGAGCGGCGTCGACGAGGCGGTGCGCGAACAGATCAAGACCGACGTCGTCCGCTACGTCGAGGACCACGCCGACGAGCTCCTCGTCGCCGTCCTCGTCGTCGACGGCAAGAGCGTGATCGACATCATCGATCGCCACTCCGGACCGGACTCGATTCCCTACGACGTCGAACTGTTTCACTTCCTGCGGGAGCTGGACGTGCCGACCGTCGTCGCCGTCAACAAGATGGACAAGGTCGACGACCGCGACGAGCGCCTCGACGACCTCTGTGATCGATTCGGACTCCCCACTCCGTGGCAGCAGTGGCAGGACACCGTCGCCCCCATAACGGCCAAGCAGGGTCGGATCGAACCGCTGACTGACGCCGTTCGGACGCACCTCCACGACCAGAAGCGAGACGATCTCTTCAAATTCTTCTAG
- a CDS encoding archaeal flagellar protein G has translation MGHEGSMRESIVQLLLFIAIVSATALAVGTMVSQSGTVADSIDDQSDRRVAALETDVTIVNDPQVDPYDPAAAGGDGGVVVYVKNVGDATLQPGSLEVLLNGTYADDANATVSSTDRWRSGTTLRVTIPGDPGPGSHRVLVRIDGAEARYTFERT, from the coding sequence ATGGGGCACGAGGGATCCATGCGCGAGTCGATCGTCCAGTTACTGTTGTTCATCGCGATCGTCTCGGCGACGGCCCTCGCTGTCGGGACGATGGTCTCGCAGTCGGGGACCGTCGCGGATTCGATCGACGACCAGAGCGACCGACGGGTGGCCGCGCTGGAGACGGACGTGACGATCGTCAACGACCCGCAGGTCGACCCCTACGACCCGGCGGCCGCAGGCGGAGACGGCGGCGTGGTGGTCTACGTCAAGAACGTCGGCGACGCGACGCTCCAACCGGGGTCGCTCGAGGTTCTGCTGAACGGGACCTACGCGGACGACGCGAACGCGACGGTGAGCTCGACCGACCGATGGCGATCCGGGACGACGCTCCGGGTGACGATCCCTGGCGATCCGGGTCCTGGATCACACCGGGTACTCGTGCGGATAGACGGCGCAGAAGCGAGATATACCTTCGAACGGACCTGA
- a CDS encoding guanosine monophosphate reductase, translating into MDELRTGLSYGDVLVVPQRSGVDSRSEVDLSTRLTDDLELAAPLLSAPMDTVTEAETAIAMDEAGGMGTIHRFLTIEEQAAEVREAVEAEATVGAAVGIAGDPIDRAEAVVDAGADCVMVDVAHGHLERCLDAVAAIRDAFPALDLIAGNVATPAGVADLAEAGADCVKVGIGPGSHCTTRRVAGAGVPQLTAVDDCAEAAEEYGVRTIADGGIRCSGDAVKALLAGSDAVMMGSLFAGTAEAPPETVEIDGTRYKRSRGMATTAANEARSDSDALPDADEGVEGLTEYRGPLVDVAAEFAAGIRSGLSYAGGHTIADARESAEFIRVAQSARDREGAHGDHDWESIVVE; encoded by the coding sequence ATGGACGAACTACGGACCGGACTGTCCTACGGCGACGTGCTGGTGGTGCCGCAGCGATCCGGCGTGGACAGTCGCTCTGAGGTCGACCTCTCGACGCGCCTGACCGACGATCTCGAACTCGCGGCGCCGCTCCTCTCGGCGCCGATGGACACCGTCACCGAGGCCGAGACGGCGATCGCGATGGACGAGGCCGGCGGCATGGGGACGATCCACCGCTTCCTGACGATCGAGGAGCAGGCCGCCGAGGTGCGCGAGGCAGTCGAAGCCGAGGCCACCGTGGGTGCCGCGGTCGGTATCGCCGGCGACCCGATCGACCGCGCGGAGGCGGTCGTCGACGCCGGCGCGGACTGCGTGATGGTCGACGTTGCCCACGGCCACCTGGAGCGCTGTCTCGACGCGGTGGCCGCTATCCGAGACGCATTCCCCGCCCTCGACCTGATCGCCGGTAACGTCGCGACGCCCGCTGGCGTCGCCGATCTGGCCGAGGCCGGTGCCGACTGCGTCAAGGTCGGTATCGGCCCCGGCTCGCACTGCACGACGCGTCGCGTCGCCGGCGCGGGCGTTCCCCAACTCACCGCCGTCGACGATTGCGCCGAGGCGGCCGAGGAGTACGGGGTGCGGACCATCGCGGATGGGGGCATCCGCTGCTCTGGCGACGCCGTGAAGGCGCTGCTCGCGGGGTCCGACGCCGTCATGATGGGGAGCCTCTTCGCCGGCACCGCCGAAGCGCCGCCGGAGACGGTCGAGATCGACGGCACCCGGTACAAGCGCTCGCGTGGCATGGCGACCACCGCGGCGAACGAGGCCCGCTCGGATTCGGACGCCCTCCCCGACGCCGACGAGGGCGTCGAGGGACTCACGGAGTACAGGGGCCCGCTGGTCGACGTGGCCGCCGAATTCGCCGCCGGCATCCGCTCGGGGCTGAGTTACGCCGGCGGCCACACTATCGCTGACGCGCGCGAGTCCGCCGAGTTCATCCGCGTCGCTCAGAGTGCCCGGGACCGAGAGGGTGCCCACGGGGACCACGACTGGGAAAGTATCGTCGTGGAGTGA
- a CDS encoding acyl-CoA thioesterase, producing MSEILMPNDTNNLGRALGGSVLSWMDICGAIAARRFCNRQVVTASMDHVDFIAPIDLGDVVTVSAYVFDTGRTSMDVTVDVRAERPDDGEQWDAATSFFTFVALDEAETPAPVPSLACETRAQTELRDDAVEKRRSRRRRLAAAVDE from the coding sequence ATGAGCGAGATCCTGATGCCGAACGACACGAACAACCTCGGTCGGGCGCTCGGCGGGTCCGTTCTCTCCTGGATGGACATCTGCGGCGCTATCGCGGCGCGGCGGTTCTGCAATCGACAAGTGGTCACCGCCTCCATGGACCACGTCGACTTCATCGCGCCGATCGATCTTGGAGACGTCGTCACGGTCTCCGCCTACGTCTTCGACACCGGTCGCACCAGCATGGACGTGACCGTCGACGTCCGTGCCGAACGGCCCGACGACGGCGAGCAGTGGGACGCGGCGACGTCGTTCTTCACGTTCGTCGCGCTCGACGAAGCGGAGACCCCCGCTCCGGTCCCGTCACTCGCGTGTGAGACGAGGGCACAGACGGAACTCCGAGACGACGCGGTCGAAAAGCGACGAAGCCGTCGGCGTCGACTCGCCGCGGCGGTCGACGAGTGA
- a CDS encoding ribonucleotide-diphosphate reductase subunit beta, giving the protein MTAPPATRRTCQHMTLINTDDQHDPNKILPIDYDWAREYYVAGVNNNWVPEEIPMQDDVSQWNDDTLSDAERQLVEWNLGFFSTAESLTANNIVLALYEYVTAPECRQYLLRQAYEEAIHTDTFIYCCDSLGFDPEYLYGMYDRVPSIAEKDAFVVDLTQSIDDADFTIETADDVRAFLRDLIGFYVIMEGIFFYAGFAMMLGLKRRNRMVGIGQQFEYILRDESLHVGFGVDLIDQIRVENPDVWTAEFEAEVADLIAEAVDLEQIYATEACPGDVLGMSATQFAEYVEYVADRRLTQLDMDTQYGTENPFPWLSEQVDLNKEKNFFETQVTEYRSGASLDW; this is encoded by the coding sequence ATCACCGCACCACCCGCCACCAGACGCACCTGTCAACACATGACACTCATCAACACCGACGACCAGCACGATCCGAACAAGATTCTGCCCATCGACTACGACTGGGCCAGGGAGTACTACGTCGCCGGGGTGAACAACAACTGGGTCCCGGAAGAGATCCCGATGCAGGACGACGTTTCCCAGTGGAACGACGACACGCTGTCCGACGCGGAACGCCAACTCGTCGAGTGGAACCTCGGGTTCTTCTCGACGGCCGAGTCGCTCACCGCGAACAACATCGTTCTCGCGCTGTACGAGTACGTCACAGCCCCCGAGTGCCGCCAGTATCTGCTCCGACAGGCCTACGAGGAGGCTATCCACACGGACACGTTCATCTACTGCTGTGACAGTCTCGGGTTCGACCCGGAGTACCTCTACGGGATGTACGACCGTGTCCCGTCCATCGCCGAGAAAGACGCGTTCGTCGTGGACCTGACGCAGTCCATCGACGACGCCGACTTCACGATCGAGACGGCCGACGACGTGCGCGCGTTCCTCCGCGACCTGATCGGCTTCTACGTCATCATGGAAGGGATCTTCTTCTACGCCGGTTTCGCCATGATGCTCGGCCTCAAACGACGGAACAGGATGGTCGGGATCGGCCAGCAGTTCGAGTACATCTTGCGCGACGAGTCACTCCACGTCGGGTTCGGTGTCGACCTCATCGATCAGATTCGCGTCGAGAACCCGGACGTCTGGACCGCCGAGTTCGAAGCGGAGGTCGCCGATCTGATCGCAGAGGCCGTCGACCTGGAGCAGATCTACGCGACCGAGGCGTGCCCCGGCGACGTCCTCGGCATGAGCGCGACACAGTTCGCCGAGTACGTCGAGTACGTCGCGGATCGGCGACTCACGCAACTCGACATGGATACACAGTACGGGACGGAGAACCCGTTCCCGTGGCTGTCCGAGCAAGTCGACCTGAACAAGGAGAAGAACTTCTTCGAGACCCAGGTGACCGAGTACCGAAGCGGCGCCAGTCTCGACTGGTAG
- a CDS encoding ribonucleoside-diphosphate reductase subunit alpha, translating to MTTQTTTASETIRSILDRARTGHEATLPDDVRDDLVAAIERNLYDGASLEEIYRSTTQALTARLERDPAFGGLAADVFRQQYYWEVIGERLTGFELDEAYRTTFVANVERAVESGLLDDRMTDRFDLRALADYLAIERDEHFSYMAMETLSQRYLLKTASDGDHLELPQAFWMRVAMGLALEEDDPQARAMEFYDVLSNLEFTPSTPTLFHSGTTHPQLSSCYLTTVQDDLEHIFDSYKHQALLSKWSGGLGTDWTNLRASGALIETTGVESTGIVPFLRIGNDVTAAINRSGKRRGAACAYLACWHLDFPAFLDLKRNTGDERRRTPDMNTAAWIPDLFVERVENGEPWTLFSPDETPDLHDLSGAVFDERYREYERQAENGQLRQYERVDAEELWRDLLTRLFETGHPWITFKDPCTLRSPQDHVGTIHSSNLCTEVTLNTSADEHAVCNLGSVNLATHVADGELDREHLATTIETAMRMLDNVVDLCFYPTDQAARANSRHRPVGLGVMGFHDALMELEVPMNAEAAVEKANRWQEFVSYHAIFNSAHLAAERDTYESYEGSKWDRGLLPQDTVDRLEAERGRPIPTDREETLDWSIVREHVAEHGMRNSNVMAVAPTATISTINGTTPSIQPIYSNLYVKSNMSGDFTVVNEHLVSDLKDRDLWDAEMIDRIKYHDGSVQEIDAIPTSLRERYRNAFEIDPRHHLRLTAHRQTWIDQSVSHTVFFPTTDGSLLDDVYRTAWELGLKTTYYLRTLGASQIEKSTLDMDEYGKTQHRSAPGPDGRTVGESNTDDVDDESTDGDVGGGPTDDDPDGELAAGDPDDESTDGDPDGGPTDDDPDGELAAGDPDDESTDGDPDGGPTDGDPDGGPTDGDPDGGPTDGDTDLCTVEDPTCDACQ from the coding sequence ATGACCACACAGACGACCACTGCATCCGAGACGATACGTTCGATCCTCGACCGCGCGCGAACCGGTCACGAGGCCACGCTGCCGGACGACGTTCGTGACGACCTCGTCGCAGCGATCGAGCGAAACCTGTACGACGGCGCATCGCTCGAAGAGATATACCGCTCGACCACGCAGGCACTGACGGCCAGACTCGAACGGGACCCCGCGTTCGGAGGCCTCGCTGCCGACGTGTTCCGACAGCAGTACTACTGGGAGGTCATCGGCGAGCGCCTCACCGGGTTCGAACTCGACGAGGCGTACCGCACGACCTTCGTGGCGAACGTAGAGCGCGCCGTCGAATCGGGCCTGCTCGACGACCGCATGACCGACCGGTTCGATCTCCGGGCGCTGGCCGACTATCTGGCGATCGAGCGCGACGAACACTTCTCGTACATGGCGATGGAGACGCTCTCCCAGCGCTATCTCTTGAAGACGGCCTCGGACGGTGACCACCTTGAACTGCCCCAGGCGTTCTGGATGCGCGTCGCCATGGGGCTTGCCCTCGAAGAGGACGACCCGCAGGCCCGGGCGATGGAATTCTACGACGTCCTCTCGAACCTCGAGTTCACCCCGTCGACGCCCACGCTCTTTCACAGCGGGACTACCCACCCGCAACTGTCCTCGTGCTACCTGACGACCGTCCAGGACGACCTCGAGCACATCTTCGACTCGTACAAGCACCAGGCCCTGCTCTCGAAGTGGTCTGGCGGTCTCGGTACCGACTGGACGAACCTCCGGGCGTCGGGCGCACTCATCGAGACCACCGGCGTGGAGTCCACCGGTATCGTTCCGTTTCTCCGCATCGGAAACGACGTCACCGCCGCCATCAACCGCTCGGGCAAGCGACGCGGCGCGGCCTGTGCGTACCTCGCGTGCTGGCACCTCGACTTCCCTGCATTCCTGGACCTGAAACGAAATACCGGCGACGAGCGTCGGCGAACGCCGGACATGAACACGGCCGCCTGGATCCCCGATCTGTTCGTCGAGCGCGTCGAGAACGGCGAGCCGTGGACGCTGTTCAGCCCCGACGAAACACCAGATTTACACGATCTCTCCGGTGCGGTGTTCGACGAGCGCTACCGCGAGTACGAACGCCAGGCCGAGAACGGCCAGCTCAGACAGTACGAACGCGTCGACGCCGAAGAACTCTGGCGCGACCTGCTCACCCGGTTGTTCGAGACCGGTCACCCCTGGATCACGTTCAAAGACCCGTGTACCCTCCGGTCGCCCCAGGACCACGTGGGGACGATTCACTCCTCGAATCTCTGTACGGAGGTGACGCTGAACACGAGCGCGGACGAGCACGCCGTCTGTAACCTCGGCAGCGTCAACCTCGCCACGCATGTCGCGGACGGCGAACTGGACCGCGAGCACCTGGCAACCACTATCGAAACCGCGATGCGGATGCTCGACAACGTGGTTGATCTGTGTTTCTACCCGACCGACCAGGCGGCACGTGCGAACTCGCGACATCGGCCGGTTGGACTCGGTGTCATGGGCTTTCACGACGCCCTCATGGAACTCGAGGTGCCGATGAACGCCGAAGCGGCCGTCGAGAAAGCCAACCGCTGGCAGGAGTTCGTCTCCTACCATGCGATCTTCAATTCCGCACACCTCGCCGCGGAACGTGACACCTACGAGTCCTACGAGGGCTCGAAGTGGGACCGCGGACTCCTCCCGCAGGACACCGTCGACCGTCTCGAAGCGGAACGAGGGCGGCCGATTCCGACCGATCGCGAGGAAACGCTCGATTGGTCGATCGTGCGCGAGCACGTGGCCGAACACGGGATGCGTAACTCCAACGTGATGGCCGTCGCTCCGACCGCGACCATCTCCACGATCAACGGGACGACGCCTTCCATCCAGCCGATCTACTCGAACCTCTACGTCAAATCGAACATGAGCGGTGACTTCACGGTCGTCAACGAGCACCTCGTCTCCGACCTGAAAGATCGTGACCTGTGGGACGCAGAGATGATCGATCGGATCAAGTACCACGACGGCTCCGTCCAGGAAATCGACGCGATTCCCACTTCCCTCAGAGAACGGTATCGAAACGCGTTCGAGATCGACCCACGCCACCATCTTCGCCTCACTGCCCACCGTCAGACGTGGATCGACCAGTCGGTCTCGCACACCGTCTTCTTCCCGACCACTGACGGGTCGCTGCTCGACGACGTCTACCGGACAGCGTGGGAACTCGGTCTGAAAACGACGTACTACCTCCGGACGCTCGGCGCCTCGCAGATCGAGAAGTCCACACTGGACATGGACGAGTACGGGAAAACCCAGCACCGCAGCGCACCCGGCCCCGACGGGCGGACGGTGGGTGAATCGAACACCGACGACGTGGACGATGAATCGACCGACGGCGACGTGGGCGGCGGACCGACCGACGACGACCCGGACGGTGAATTGGCTGCCGGCGACCCGGACGATGAATCAACCGACGGCGACCCGGACGGCGGACCGACCGACGACGACCCGGACGGTGAATTGGCTGCCGGCGACCCGGACGATGAATCAACCGACGGCGACCCGGACGGCGGACCGACCGACGGCGACCCGGACGGCGGACCGACCGACGGCGACCCGGACGGCGGACCGACCGACGGTGACACCGATCTGTGTACCGTCGAGGATCCGACGTGCGATGCCTGCCAGTGA
- a CDS encoding NOG1 family protein yields the protein MIFEDLPTTPTSEELIDKAFSRASRSGRAKQGLEAQQSMLQTAGNIVSDNLENVVTAWPDFEYDVSPFYMELAGAILAEVTLGPESMADDEDERTGVDGLRQALSRVSWAARQTEEIQREYQSKLRKTDVDTARKHRKQAFARLADVVEQVDVDLRAINDARNALRDLPEINPDEPTIVVAGYPNVGKSSFVNSVTRARGETASYPFTTKGVGLGHLERDHIRYQLVDTPGLLDRPPEERNEIESQAASAIEHLADCVLVFLDPSGGAGYPIEAQLELRDAIAAQFESIEVPVITVANKVDRFDPDDESLPDLGADYLLSVETGENVETVLEAAIDAIDYEPELPFEG from the coding sequence ATGATTTTCGAGGACCTTCCGACGACGCCGACGTCGGAAGAGCTGATCGACAAGGCGTTCTCGCGGGCCTCGCGGTCCGGACGGGCCAAGCAGGGCCTGGAGGCCCAGCAGTCGATGCTGCAGACGGCCGGCAACATCGTCTCCGACAACTTGGAAAACGTGGTCACCGCGTGGCCGGACTTCGAGTACGACGTCTCACCGTTCTACATGGAACTCGCCGGGGCCATTCTGGCAGAGGTGACGCTTGGGCCGGAGTCGATGGCCGACGACGAAGACGAGCGAACGGGTGTGGACGGGCTGCGACAGGCACTCTCGCGGGTCTCGTGGGCCGCCAGGCAGACCGAGGAGATCCAGCGCGAGTACCAGTCGAAGCTGCGCAAGACCGACGTCGACACGGCGCGCAAGCACCGAAAGCAGGCGTTCGCCCGCCTGGCCGACGTCGTCGAGCAGGTCGACGTCGATCTCCGGGCGATCAACGACGCGCGAAACGCTCTGCGGGACCTGCCCGAGATCAACCCCGACGAGCCGACGATCGTCGTGGCGGGGTACCCCAACGTCGGCAAGTCCTCGTTCGTCAACAGCGTGACGCGTGCCCGTGGCGAGACGGCGAGTTACCCCTTCACCACCAAGGGTGTCGGACTGGGTCACCTCGAACGCGATCACATCCGGTACCAGCTCGTCGACACGCCCGGCCTCCTCGACCGGCCGCCGGAAGAGCGAAACGAGATCGAATCCCAGGCGGCGAGCGCCATCGAGCATCTCGCCGACTGCGTGCTCGTCTTCCTCGATCCCAGTGGAGGTGCCGGCTACCCGATCGAGGCCCAGCTCGAACTCCGTGACGCTATCGCCGCACAGTTCGAATCGATCGAGGTGCCCGTCATCACCGTCGCGAACAAGGTCGATCGGTTCGACCCCGACGACGAGTCGCTCCCCGACCTCGGGGCCGACTATCTGCTGAGCGTCGAAACCGGCGAGAACGTCGAGACCGTGCTCGAGGCCGCCATCGACGCGATCGACTACGAACCGGAGTTGCCGTTCGAGGGGTGA